Below is a window of Sylvia atricapilla isolate bSylAtr1 chromosome 17, bSylAtr1.pri, whole genome shotgun sequence DNA.
CCTGTAGCTGTTCAACAGCCAGGACTGTTGGGCTGAGATTTAAAGCATGCAGATTAAGGGGCACGCTGCTGGAAGGCCAGAGGTGCAGAGTGCAAGGCAACAGCAATCTGTTACTGGCTTGTTCCATTTATCTGTTCATTCAGCGCTGGATCACACTGattccactgctgctgggagatACAAGCTTGCACTTGTGCCACCCAtgtaattttaacaaaaaagcaATTCCAGCTTATGCTTTTAGCGTTGTTGAACTGTTCTCCTGACACAGAAGATcaagaaaacctgaaaagatCTGCTGGTTTCTTTATATTCTAAGCATACTATGCACAGAGCTTTATAAAGCTACTAGCAAGCAATACATCTATGAAATCGTTCAGCTGAACATCTCAAAACATTATCTAAATGCTAATAAGCTAAATCCCATCATTAACAAGTCAAACAGGCTTCAGCCTCTCTGCTGTACATGATGGGAAACCAAGGTGCAGAGAAGTGCTGGAACAGGCACTGCCAGGCAGAGGGAGATGCAGATTACAGCATCCCTGACCTGTCCTCTCTTTGTTTTACTATGCCACACTTCcacaaaaaagcagcacagagactTTGGGAGAGCATCagtgaggagaggcaggaagaagACGACAGATCTGTACACACAGAAATGCATTCAGCTCTACACTGCAATCAAAGGTTGAACACAGAGATTCTTTTGTGCAGGAAAATGATGTTTGCTGGGAACAGAAGAAGGTAAAATGCTGGACTCACCTTCAGAGCGACCTGCTCTCGGAGCGTGGAGTTGGCGTAGGCAAAGGTGCTGGCCATGCCAATGCACACAgcaattcctgcagggaaaggctctgTCAGAGGGGAACTGCTGATGATGTTGGATTTCACAACCACCACCCCACCAGCAAGACAAGTCTGACCCCTCTGAACCCTTCTGTGCTACACAGAAATCTCTGCTGTCACCCATGTAAGCTGTCCCCATGTCTCCTAGACAGAGCTCTGAGGGAGAGGCCTTGGTAACATCCTCACAGGAACGTCAAGgagaaatcaggaaaaggaaCAGCACTGGTCAGCACTGGAAACAGATAGATCTAATCTGGATGAAAACAGCTTGGGCTGAACGTAGGGTGAATTTATCACATGCATTATCCCATGAGTTTGAGAATGTTCCCTCCATGCTGAACTCCATCTGGACACAAGCCTCCCGACCACACTCCAACCCCATGACGAATGCTCACCAAGCTTGTGCTGGAAACAGACTTTGgccaggaggatgaggatgaaggGCAGGCCCTTCTGCAGCCAGCCCACCACAGCCTTGAGCTCGGACAGGGCGGGGGCCGGCGTGCCGGCCTGCTCGTCGGCGCCGTCGTCGGCGTGGCCGTGCCGCTCGCCGGCCATGTGCAGCAGCGAGGAGGCGCGGTGGTGGCCGTGGTGGAAGGGATGGGCCGGGCCGCGGTGGTGGAACGGGGCGCCCTCAGCGCGGCCCGAGCCCTCGTCCCTGGGCGCCGGCATCTGGATGAACACCtcgccgccgccggccgccgAGCCCAGCACCAGCCCCGAGGGGAAGGGCGCGGCAGACATGGAGGCCGAGGGGATGCCGGCCAGCCCCGAGAAGAGCTGCTGAGGGGACGAGGCCTCGGCCTTGAGGCTCTCGAACACGCCGCTCTCATCCACGCCGGCCTCCGAGCTCACCGCCTGGCTCCGGTTCCTGCGGCCGGCACACACTTGTTATAAAGGTGTGTTATATAGTCggcttttcacaaatattaacaGGACTACTACATGTATAATTATACTGTGTTGTGTTTTATTAATAGGAGTTTGGAAGGGTAATTGTTATAAATGCCtgttataaagttggcttttcgtAAGATGTGTGCTGTATGATTAATAACgttgtggtaaggatataagtttttatttctgctgttaataaagaaaattaagcatAGTGATAGTATTGATATAGTATGcctaaactgtctgtttggctgggataacacccagtgaacatgtaaagaagactctgcttgatacaccaactatcagcatctcccatctgaaaaAAGTATAGACCAAagcccaatctggaggtgatgatgaagacacagcccagaaacacaaatgctctaaaaaggcagacccaaggaggggccatgcaaaacagtccctggaatatggaaactagtttatggaaaaatatgaatattcaacagattgataaTTGTATCAATTAGCaattgatacaatagaaagggtatttaaagaaagtctctgaaatagcagggtgtactttgctttttttctatctcctaattgtcttattttctattaaacctatttcttaacatttacataaaaagtgaatctcgtttttaACAGtaatgaatgtgtattttctgattatacCAGAGGGTTAAGActggtttgttgttggttttttttaatgtcttctttGTAACCTCTAAACCACCAAGCCAGAAGTCATGGGAGGGGGGTCACCTTGTGACCCTTCATAAAAACACTgttaactttctgttttctcatccaaattaaaagaaccagaaaaatctctgaagaaaatttaCACCCATGTTACCAGACTGAGTGGAGCCatccacaaaataaatctattagATAAGATGATCGGGAATACTTAAAACTGatcaaaagaagaatgtttgATTAACATCTATTGAATATTCAACACAGCATTCCTTAAAGACAGAAGTCCTAAAAGGGGGAGGTGGGCTATGGGCAGACCTTGTGCCAAGCCCCCTCAGCCAAGAGGCTTCActtattctgtctcctaatttctgtattttcttaatttttattaaacatCAGTTCCTTCACCAAGGAATGAAGCTCCTGAACAGCCtgtttgcttttggaaaaaaaaaaaaaaaaaacaaaaaactaatAAATAATACATCCAATACCAAATCCAGTATCTTCTATAATGATTGgagtattaaaagaaaaacctacAAAACCTCATGGAACCTGACACAGCACCACCAAGTCAAGTGgtattataaataaattaaccAAGCTAATTCAAAGTAATGACCTACCCTCAATATCCTCTGACTTTATTTTGGGACAATCACTACCTGCCCACAGAAGAACTGAAGACACAGAATCACCAAGGGAACTGCTGACAGCTGCTTGTGTGTCCCTGAGCTGACACCGAAGTGAAGGATGTGCTCATAGGtccaaataaattcttttattttgatatttttggcGAATTGGGCATGGATGTACCCAAACCACTGGGCACTGGACAGAACTGATTCTGGCACTGATTCTTTCCTAAGCATGTTGGAATACAGCCAGATTccaaaaagaaatactttgtCCCAACAGCAAAAGACAACAGGGGGTTTTTCTTCACTAGAAGTCAATACAAGGAAAGTTTAGGTGAGAGGGAACAATGCAGGTAACAAGTAGAATGATCACCAGGCAGTAACTGCCTGACAGACAGCAAAAACTTCTCTAACCTGCAAAAGGAGAGTAAACAATAAATAAACCTCAGCAAGAGGCAAAGCCCACAAATAAGGCATGTTGCAGAGCTTTGGTCCCTCCTGATTTGAATCCTGGGAGATCTCTAACTTTAGGAATAGTTACAAGTTGAGACAGCACACCCTAGGCCCTCAACCCTCTCTCCCCCATGGGTCCCAAAGCCTCCCCAGGCAcccacagggcacagagctctgccttTCACCTCACTCTGGGGACACCTTCAAACCTCTCTGGCCAAACCTTCCCACTAAGCAAACTTCTAACAATGCTTTTTATAGCTGCACCCCATTCCCACTGTATCTCCACAGCCTCCTGCAAGGAATCAAGTCAGCAAGACATTGCACACCTTTTTCTGATCCAAAATATTAATCAGCCAGGTCTTTAAATTCACACCTAACATTACAATTCAGGGGTGTATAGACCGCTTAGGGCTGGGAATGTAACAAACAGCTTGGGAGGAACCCAGTGCTACAAATAAAGACACAACTATTGTTTGGAATAATATTAATCAGGATACAGGAATGTGCTTTCAGCAGGAAGGAATTAATCTACGACACGCTTATAAATAAACAAGGTTTGTTTGTTGAAATTGTGAGGCTGCTGAAGTTAACAGAAGTGAAGACTGGTGGCAAGAAAATTTCCTTCTACAGTTGACAAACTTCAGCCTCTGTTCCTGACTGTAATTACCATGTTAAAAATCAGAAGCatcatgcagaaaaaaaactgaAGATGGCTTTCTTTCCCCCTAAAACTAAGAATGGCACCATGCTAGCAACGGCTATGACATAAGGCTTCAACTTTAATCACAAAATCAccatagaaattaaaatatttactaatGATCTTTCACTTATAATCTCAGCTCGAACACAGCAATGAAACCTGTTAGTTCCATCTCTGTCTTGGAGTAATtagattaatttcttctttaggaATACAAGTTTAAAAAGTCATACTTTAACTCTGGGAAAGCACCAGGGAATATGTAGTACCAGAACAACAACAGTGGCAAGGCTCCCTTGCTGATGTTATaattacagaaacaaattaGAGATATTCTACTTCTAAATACTCACACACATGAAGATGGATACTGGGAAGATGTAAAAGGTCACCCAAACTCTTTATAAAACACTAAGTCAGAGTAGTTGGGAGCTTCAGACCAGCAGACCTTTTAAACACCTCAGTGAGAGAAGTGTAAATGGTTCCTGTTCACACAGATCAATCCTTGCACACTGACAGTGCCCAGGGTCCCCACAGGACTGGGCCATGAATCCAACCCCTCCTCCAGAGCTCCACACACCTTGCCCATGCCCAGCCAGCTGtctgccagctgtgccacccTGGATCATCCTGAAACACTGTGGTTGGCAACAACCAGTAACTGACAGGAGGGAGAAAAGTAAACTTGTCTCTAGAATGCCCAGACTCAAGCCCAGccacaccacacacacagaaatttgATGTCTTTCTCAATTTTGAGCTTTCACCTTCTAAACCACCCCCTACTCTTAAATCAGAACACTCCTCTTGGGAGAGgagcacagaggaaagaagaaggGGAAGGATTTACCTTTCAGGAGGCACGGTGTCAGTGTTGCTGCTGTGCCGCCTCTGCATTTTCCTCAGCACCCTAAAACACAGCACGCTCAACATGAACCCTGTGGCTCAGCAAATCCCAGAGTGGATACTGGCACAGGCCCTGGGGCCAGAGGGCTGTGGGACCCGCTCAGCTGGGGACATGGCTGGCAGGAACCATttgctgctgggacagagcacctccagctcccatTTGTTCCTCAGTCCACCTGAAGAGACAACTTTGAATGGCAAATGGGGGCACACAGGTGTCCAGACTGGGCAGGATTCAGTCAGGTCCCCTTCTGCAGGAAGTGGCAGTCACCAGGAGGGATGGCATGTCCTGGCAAGGAACATGGGGACATCTAGCAGTGGCTCTCAATGTGATGTGTGACTCAACAGCCTCTTGGGAAATGAGATCCtatcttccttttctgcaggaactgctttgcaaagcaaaactgagagggaggaagaaaaagaaaatatgtaaacatttttaatgaaaaaaaaatacaacatgacaatattcttttaaacaaacaacTCATTCATTTTAATCTACAGGAATGCCATTTGCAAAGTCTGGACAATAGCTCCAAAGTGCTATAGCTACTTAATAAAATGTCAAGACTAAGATCTAAATACTCTTGAATATAAAAAGTTACAACATTATTCATAACAAATGATAATATATACACAAATGTGTAGCCCAGGTGTAAAGGCCCAATGGCTCTGGGAAGGTTGGGAGCTGTCTCAAAGCACAGTACCTGAACAACAGCTTTATCCAGAGGTGACAGGTGCCACACTGGGAGAGATGGAAGCCCAAGAGCAGACAGACATTCCCAGAGGGAGCGCTTCAGACCATCCAAGACAGCCCAGAGTTCAAACTCATCCCAGGTCCTTCAAGCCAGTGACTGTCAGCAcctggccccagggctgccacaggCCCACCTGGAGGAAGCACACAGAGAGTAACCTTCAGCACAGCACAAGGGCTTTTACCTCTCCATCtccctgggaaaggcagaggggtGCAGGAACCCTCGGTGCTTGCATGCCCATGTGCATGACCCAGCCAGGCATTTTCCTGTGGgactggcacctgcagccctgcttcCCACACGGGCACCCCTCGGGAgtgcccccagagctgggctctgccttcGCCGTGTCCAAACACACACCTTTTCTTACACCCACGTGTGTGTGTCTGTAACAAACACATACAGATATAAATGCATCtacatgcatgcacacacagcacagaatgTATCACACAcacataatatatattttatatatacatcTATACATACACAAATTTACATATGTATGTGTGCACATGTATGCACACATATGTGCATATACATAGATGTATAGGTATAGATCTGTTCATGTGTACCTGCATACCCATCTATGAGCACAGTCctatacatatacacatatatacatagatatatgtatagatatatagatacaCATATATCCGTGTATATACAGACATATCTATTAATATGGTTCTATAGATACAAATACACATATAcatctatatatatacacatatacataacACACATGTATAGACATACATATACAGACATATCTATTAATATGGTTCTATAgatataaatacatacattcatctatatatacacacatatatacataataCACATGTATAAACATAGATATATATACAGACATATCTAGAgatgcatacatatatataaaaatacaattctATACATACACGTATATACGTATATACACATAGGTATACCTACaagtatatatgtatatatacagaCATATCTATTAATACGGTTCTACagatataaatacatatatacatctatatatatacataatagacatacatacataaaacacatatatacataataCACATATAGAGAGATATGTATACAATAGAGAGATATGTATATAGCTATACAGATATAActgtatatacatacacatatatagatatacatacatacaagtatatgcatatatatacagAGATATCTATTAACATTAttctatacatatatatatacacacacatatacataatacatatatatagatatagagaGAGACATATACACACATGGATATAGATTATGATACAGACAGATATAGATACATATCTCTAAGTACAATTCTATACATGCACACGTATCTATACGTACAGAGACGGAAGCCAGGCCTTTTGTTCCTATTATGCGGGGGAAGGAGGTTCCCGCTGGGAGCCGTGGCGCAGTGGCCGGCCCGCAGTGCCCCGCGGTGACCCGCCCGCAGCCGCTGGGCCGCGCTCCgggtgccggtgccggtgccggtgccggtgccggtgccggtgccggtgccgccCCGCGCACGCCCGGCCGCGGTttccgctccccgcccgccggCGGAAGCGCTgggggccgcgccggggccgggcgctgcTCGCTGCGGCCGCCGGTGATGCCGGCGCCGGGCCCGCGCTGCCCGCCGCCCGGCCATGCCGCCCTGCGGGGCCCTGCTCTGCCGGAGGCTGCTCAGGAAGCGCTGGGTGCTCGGCGTCGTCTTCGGCCTCTCGCTCGTTTACTTCATCAGCAGCACCTTCAAGCAGGTCAGTGGCCGCCGCTGCCCCGACGCGCCGCGGGGTGCGCGGAAACATCCCTTGTCCCGCGGTGACTTTGCTCTTCAGGCGGGGTCGCCCGGCTCCCGGGTAACGCTGCCGTAAGAAGGGCCTTGTAAATATTTCATAGACGCAAGAGTTTGGAGTAGGAATGCCTGATTCTGTGTCTGACAGCAACAGTGGTTTGAACCAAAACCGGGAAAAGAAAGTCTCTCCGCTGGGTTTGGTAGTTGCTTTTTTTGTGTCTCTTGGGAGTGGTGATTCCACTGGCAGAGGGCTCCTGAAAGAGAAATGCGTTCAGCTGTGGTTATTTAATATAATGTATACTGCTTTTGTGGTTGTAGTGACTGAGTTCAGCTGCGTTAGCTGATCCATGGTGAACTTGAATGCCCTCACTTTACTGTGTACCTTCCTGTTGTGTATAGTATGAAGTAAGATTACAAGTAGTAAATTGTTTGCAGCATTGATGCTGGAATTTCCTGTGCTGTGGATTTTACCAGCACTAGGCATCTTTAATCCTGGGAAAGGCACGTGGATTGGAGTGGCAGAAGGAGTTTGTATGTTTGGTTGcattcctgtttttccttgcaggaagaGAGGATGGTGAGAGACCGGAATCTCCTCCAAGTGCAGGAGCATGAGCAGCCCATCATGTGGAAGGTGAAGTTCAGCTCGgggaacagcagccagctgagcaACCAGTGCAGGAACTCTGTGCAGGGGAAGCTCCTCATCACAGATGAACTGGGTATAGTTGATATTTGGTTGAATTTATTCTGCATATGGCAGTGCTGAACGCTGCTTTGCCTGTGTGACTGCTGATGGCACTTTGATGTAACAACTGCTCTTTATTAAGGGTTTTTTACTCAGCCCTTGGCCCGTGGCTGGCTCAattttgctgtggctgcagacGCTGCTGCTTTGGTTCTGGGCACTCCAGACTCAGGCCCAGGGCTGCATGAGTGTGACTGTGACCACCTTAAAGTCAAAGAATTCCAGTTACCTTTGCACAGAACACAGATGTTTAATCCTGCTCAGTTGGCTGTGGTTGCTTGCAGAGCTCTCTGTGTCTCCCTGCAGTGTGCTCCTGCTGTCAGGGGGGTTAGGGAGAGCAATGGAGGAAACCTTGGCCTTGTatgggagcagctcaggactGGTGTAATTAGTGCTCAGTCACAATTAACAAGCTCCTCTGACCCTGGTAAACCGGAGGTTATCAACCACTTGTGTGGTAGAAGTTAAAGACCCTTTCCTGCCCTACACTGTGCTTGTTGCTTAGACCTTGGATCTTTCTGGGCCACAAATCAAGGCTGTAGAAAAGCCACCGCATCTTTGGTGATTTGCATCAATGTTAAATTTGGCACTGCCAGACTTAGCCTTAGTGCAAGTTCATAAGATCTCTAAAAATTACAGACCTCTCACAGTCTAACACTGTGGTAGTACTGTTTCCATAAGGATATGCACCATATTTCTATACATCTAAGGATTCCACTCAGCAATCAATATTACACTCTCCTGCATGGCTAAATCTAAATCTCTTCATACTGAGCTGTAAGAGAATTATCCAGACCTGTTGAAAAAATGTGTGTCATGGTTTTTTCCCAATATTATCAATGCCAATCCCGTTCCCCCTTTCAAACAAGGAACTATGCCCCCAAAAAGTCAGAACTTAAATAATCTGCATTTAAATACTCACAGTGTATATACAGCACGTATTAGAGTAGGATATAATAGTTGTGCAGTTAACACCAGGCTGTTTGAAACACTGCTCTCCATTTCACAGAATGGCTACATAGCACTGAGAGGGATCATAATCTACTAAATGATAAACAAACCTGCTCTTAAGGAATGTGATTCCTCCTGCAGATTTTCTTAGAACATACAGAGGGGTGTGCCTTGCCAGTTGTTACTCCTGTTGCTGTTTTCCAGGCTACATCTGTGAGAGGAAGGACCTGCTGGTGAACGGCTGCTGCAATGTGAACGTGCCCAGCACGAGGCTGTACAGCTGTGACAGCTGCCTGCCCAACGGCTGCTGCAGTGTCTATGAGTACtgtgtgtcctgctgcctgcagcccagcaaGGTGATGGacctgctcctgcttcccagcTGTTCTCAGGTTCCCCTGTGGCTAAAAGAGCTTCTTTGTGAGGAGCTTCGCCTTAGAGGAACAGCTCCTTTTCTTGGAAGGATGAGGAAAGGCTCCAAGGAGCATATGGGAAGCTATAGATAAAGCTTTAACAAAATTCATCCTTCCTGCCTTTGGGAGGAGACACTGGGAGCCTTGCAAAGTGTTTCAGCTTCAGGGGAATTGCATTTGCTGAGGGGAAATGATCTCAGAAGAGTCACTCCAGCCAGTGTTAGTTTTGTAATTGGCATTTCCCCATATTCTGAGCTCTTAGATTCTTGTCTTGCCACTGGGGTTCTGAGGCATTGGCCTTTCAGTGCTTGCTAGAAATCCTAAGTGGAGCTGCTTACTATTCCTCTGATACCTGAGCTTGTAGGTTAGGGTGGGCTTTGATTACTCCTTGCTGAAGCAGAGTGTTTCTGttttttgccttctctttgCTGACCACTTCAGCAACATCTCCTGGAGCGGTTCTTGAACCGGGCAGCGATTGCTTTCCAAAACCTCTTCATGGCAGTGGAAGATCACTTTGAGCTGTGTCTGGCCAAATGTAGGACTTCATCACAGGTGAGGCACAAGCACATGCCCAGTGCCCAAAAAAGTGCCCTTGGAGAATGGGGCTCAGTCTTGTGAATGGCGGGTGTGTGGTGTTTGTATTTGCGTAAAAGTTGGGGCTGTGGCTGAGAGCCAGTCTGAAGCACATATTTAGAACAGGACAAGTAGCACATTCTCTTTAGGAAAGAGGGGCTTAACTAAAAAGAGACTGAGTTCAGTGACCAGTGGAGATCTCAGATGAGTTCTGGAGAAGATCTCAGTAGGATGAAAACAGTGAGAGCTGTTCCCAGTGGCTTCAGAATGCTCTTTATTTTATAGTACATTTGGAGACTAACCATGTGCTGACAATCATCTGCATAGTAACTCAAAAACTATGTTCTAATTTCTTTGCTTATTAAGGATAGAGGTGAACTTCTGTTCCCCATGTGATTTTGTTAGAAGTTTTGTTCTAAGCAAGCAGTGGCCCTTTTAGACGGTGCTGTTGGCCATGTCCTGCAGCTTCAGTATTTCATGTAACAATAAGATGGACTGCAAACAAAGGATGGAGTTCCAAATGTCTCCACattactgggatttttttaaccaTAAAATCCgaaacaaaaatacacacatCTCACATGCCAGCTTTATTGTGCTCTGCTTGCTTAGAACGTTTGATGATACTGCCTAaacatattaatattttttattttttaatgaaatctgtTCCTACCTAGTTGGGCACTGTCTTGAAAAGGAGGTTCTGGTTCAACATTGCAGTGCTGTAATACATCAACTGGCTCTTGTGTGTCAGCAATGCAGAGTTCTTTGACTCCAAAGGCACTCTGATGTGTAGaagaatttggggatttttttgcctgTGCATAAACGCTGTGGGTTTTGTCCCTCAGTGAAGGGATGCCTTGTTTCACTGTGTGTAGATTGTTAAagcttctcctcctttcctggcAGAGTGTGCAGCATGAGAACACCTACAGAGACCCAATTGCCAAATACTGCTATGGCGAGTACcccccagagctcctgcctgTTTGAGAGCTGCAGATctgagcagaaggaaggaaCTGGAGACTTGAATCCAGGAGAACAAGACAGCAGCTGTTGCTTTACCAAAGCCTCAGTGCAAAAAGCTTGTCTTGTACGTGGGGGCAAACCCAGAGGTGaacaggggaaggaaggaacttAAGTTCTTTGGGACTGAATCTCACGACTGAATCTTGCTTTCTTCAATTTTTTATGCACCTGCTTTGGAGTGCTGGTACTGTGCTACTGTGCCAGTGCATTCTTTGAATGCTTCCTCTAAATTTCAGGAATCATGGGGTCAATCTAGGCTCTAGAGCATCatggggaaaatatttaatgtggC
It encodes the following:
- the SPRING1 gene encoding SREBP regulating gene protein yields the protein MPPCGALLCRRLLRKRWVLGVVFGLSLVYFISSTFKQEERMVRDRNLLQVQEHEQPIMWKVKFSSGNSSQLSNQCRNSVQGKLLITDELGYICERKDLLVNGCCNVNVPSTRLYSCDSCLPNGCCSVYEYCVSCCLQPSKQHLLERFLNRAAIAFQNLFMAVEDHFELCLAKCRTSSQSVQHENTYRDPIAKYCYGEYPPELLPV